One segment of Sulfurirhabdus autotrophica DNA contains the following:
- a CDS encoding type IV pilin protein has translation MRLFSKNNGFTLIELLVVMAIIATLLSIAVPRYFHSLEKSKEAVLKEDLNIMRDAIDKFYGDNGKYPDALDDLVSKKYLRIIPPDPITDSATSWVVTPPEDALSGSVYDIHSGATGNGRDGQPYTAL, from the coding sequence ATGCGGCTGTTCAGTAAAAATAATGGATTTACACTGATCGAACTTTTGGTTGTCATGGCGATCATTGCAACCTTGCTAAGCATTGCTGTGCCACGCTATTTTCATAGTCTGGAAAAATCCAAAGAGGCTGTGCTGAAAGAAGATCTGAATATCATGCGTGATGCCATTGATAAATTTTACGGCGATAACGGAAAATATCCCGACGCGCTGGATGATCTGGTCAGCAAGAAATACCTGCGCATCATTCCACCCGATCCAATAACCGATAGTGCAACAAGCTGGGTTGTTACGCCACCAGAAGATGCACTGAGCGGCAGTGTTTATGATATTCACAGTGGCGCAACGGGCAATGGTCGCGATGGTCAGCCTTATACTGCGTTGTAA
- a CDS encoding type II secretion system protein translates to MQQAYRNGFTLIELMITVAIVALLATVAMPLTSLTLQRTKEQELHYSLQQIREAIDLYRRAVEEKHIKAASDESGYPKSLDILVEGVEDELSPVKSKIYFLRRIPRDPFSPDSKATAEATWGKRSYKSSAEDPQEGEDVFDIYSFAAGKGLNGIPYKEW, encoded by the coding sequence ATGCAGCAAGCTTATCGAAATGGGTTCACGCTGATTGAGCTGATGATCACAGTGGCGATTGTGGCATTGTTGGCAACTGTCGCAATGCCACTGACTTCGCTGACCCTGCAACGGACTAAAGAGCAAGAGTTGCATTACTCTCTTCAGCAAATTCGAGAAGCGATTGATTTATATCGCAGGGCAGTAGAAGAGAAGCATATCAAGGCGGCGTCAGATGAATCCGGATACCCTAAATCTCTTGATATTCTGGTAGAAGGAGTCGAAGACGAATTGAGCCCGGTAAAATCCAAAATATATTTTCTGAGGCGGATTCCTCGTGACCCTTTTTCACCTGATAGTAAAGCAACGGCAGAAGCAACCTGGGGGAAACGGAGTTATAAAAGCAGCGCAGAAGACCCGCAGGAGGGGGAGGACGTATTCGATATTTATTCATTTGCGGCTGGTAAAGGGTTGAACGGCATCCCTTACAAGGAGTGGTAA
- a CDS encoding secretin N-terminal domain-containing protein, with translation MKRYKNYLVTALIAILISGCASDRAFREGNLLLSEGKYEEGISKLQAAAKDDPNNAEIRAHLFRSRDQIINRLLVEADSLREKGKLEEAEAVYHRVQGLDENHPRVQEGLNAIQAQRRQRLIVADAETLFNNGNVEAAQEMLRPVLQENKSLDVAISLQQRINDKNKQDTSVMPALKSRYKKPVSLEFRDANLRSVFEVLSRTAGINFIFDKDVRPDLKTTLFVKDSSIEDVINLLVVTNQLDKRILNENTVLIYPNTPAKTKDYQELVLKSFYLGNADVKQTLNMIKTLLKTRDVFIDEKLNLLMMRDTPEVIRLAEKLIAAQDKAEPEVMLDVEVLEVKRSKLTELGIQYPNQFTALNLTNSNTVTTSAGAVVATTPSVVASQFTVDSLRSLNGSKIGIPSPVLNLRKEDSDTNLLANPRIRVKNREKAKIHIGDKVPVITTTSTANVGISESVSYLDVGLKLDVEPNVFLDNEVGIKVGLEVSNIVREIKSSTGTLTYQVGTRNAVTALRLKDGETQVLAGLINDEDRASASKLPGLGDLPLFGHLFSSHRDEHSKTEIILLITPHVIRNLVRPEFAITEFTSGTESSIGAAPLSLSSAAKASVPMGVNASVSAVQQTGLSQVPQSAPSPANDQEQNGTPVQLNLNAPTQAPIGKNFTLNVNASGLNGVKQVAFEINYDPAKLDVVDSQAGLLMKMGSGQTDYQHSGEGTGHLQISISRNTPASGSGNLATVTFRPLAGKPGATQLGIVNPTASDISGSSLPSNVPAARNVTIVP, from the coding sequence TTGAAACGGTATAAAAACTATTTGGTAACAGCGCTTATCGCCATTCTCATTTCAGGTTGTGCATCAGACAGGGCGTTTCGTGAAGGTAACCTGTTGTTGTCAGAAGGCAAGTACGAGGAAGGCATTTCCAAGTTGCAGGCCGCCGCCAAGGATGATCCAAACAATGCGGAAATTCGCGCACATCTGTTTCGTAGCCGTGATCAAATTATCAATCGATTACTGGTAGAAGCGGACTCTCTGCGCGAAAAAGGAAAACTGGAGGAAGCCGAGGCTGTTTATCATCGCGTGCAGGGGTTGGATGAAAATCATCCTCGCGTTCAGGAAGGGCTCAACGCAATCCAGGCACAACGTCGCCAAAGATTGATTGTGGCAGACGCTGAAACGCTTTTCAACAATGGGAATGTAGAGGCGGCACAGGAAATGTTGCGTCCTGTATTGCAGGAAAATAAATCACTGGACGTTGCCATTTCGCTCCAACAGCGAATCAATGATAAAAACAAGCAGGACACCAGCGTAATGCCTGCACTTAAGTCGCGTTACAAAAAACCGGTTTCTCTAGAATTTCGTGATGCCAACTTGCGCTCTGTATTTGAGGTGCTGTCGCGTACTGCCGGAATCAATTTCATTTTCGACAAGGATGTGCGTCCTGATCTCAAAACGACACTTTTTGTGAAAGATAGCTCAATCGAGGATGTCATCAACTTGCTGGTAGTTACCAATCAGCTTGATAAACGCATTCTGAACGAGAATACCGTTCTGATTTACCCAAATACGCCAGCCAAAACAAAAGATTATCAGGAACTTGTTTTAAAAAGTTTTTATCTGGGTAATGCTGATGTAAAGCAAACACTGAATATGATCAAGACATTGCTCAAAACCCGCGATGTTTTTATCGATGAAAAGTTGAATCTGCTGATGATGCGGGATACGCCAGAAGTTATTCGGTTAGCTGAAAAATTGATAGCAGCGCAGGATAAGGCTGAGCCTGAAGTGATGCTGGATGTTGAAGTGCTGGAAGTAAAACGCTCCAAATTGACTGAATTGGGTATTCAGTATCCCAATCAGTTTACTGCACTGAATTTAACCAATAGCAACACTGTCACGACTTCTGCGGGAGCTGTAGTTGCAACAACGCCAAGCGTCGTAGCCAGCCAGTTTACTGTGGACAGTTTAAGGAGTCTTAATGGTAGCAAAATTGGTATTCCCAGTCCGGTACTTAATCTCAGGAAGGAGGACAGCGATACGAATTTGTTAGCCAACCCCCGTATTCGGGTAAAAAATCGGGAAAAAGCCAAAATTCATATTGGTGATAAAGTTCCGGTTATTACCACCACCAGCACAGCCAATGTGGGCATTTCTGAATCAGTTAGTTATCTGGATGTAGGTCTCAAGCTGGATGTTGAGCCGAATGTTTTTCTGGATAACGAAGTGGGCATTAAAGTCGGATTGGAAGTCAGCAATATTGTACGTGAAATTAAGAGCAGTACCGGCACGCTTACTTATCAGGTTGGCACCCGTAATGCGGTAACTGCATTGCGGCTAAAGGATGGAGAAACCCAGGTGCTGGCTGGTTTGATTAACGATGAAGATCGTGCAAGTGCAAGCAAGCTACCTGGATTGGGCGATCTTCCATTATTTGGGCACTTGTTCTCCAGCCATCGAGATGAGCATTCCAAAACCGAAATTATCCTGCTGATAACGCCGCATGTAATACGTAATCTGGTGCGGCCGGAATTTGCTATTACGGAATTTACATCGGGAACAGAATCATCGATTGGTGCAGCGCCGCTCAGTTTAAGTTCTGCTGCAAAAGCATCGGTACCTATGGGTGTAAACGCAAGTGTTTCTGCAGTTCAGCAAACTGGGCTGTCGCAAGTGCCGCAAAGTGCACCATCACCTGCAAACGATCAGGAGCAAAACGGGACACCTGTTCAACTTAATTTGAATGCGCCGACACAGGCTCCAATAGGTAAAAACTTTACGTTGAATGTTAATGCATCCGGTTTAAATGGCGTAAAACAGGTGGCATTCGAAATTAACTATGACCCTGCAAAATTGGACGTGGTTGATTCTCAGGCAGGGTTGCTGATGAAAATGGGGAGTGGGCAAACAGATTATCAGCACTCTGGTGAAGGTACAGGTCATCTGCAAATCAGTATTAGTAGAAATACTCCAGCTAGCGGTAGCGGTAATTTAGCCACAGTGACGTTCAGGCCATTGGCCGGAAAGCCAGGTGCTACGCAACTTGGGATCGTCAATCCGACGGCATCAGACATCTCAGGAAGCAGCTTGCCCAGTAATGTGCCAGCGGCAAGAAATGTGACAATTGTGCCCTAA
- the pilO gene encoding type 4a pilus biogenesis protein PilO has protein sequence MKFRWYAQSGMRWLGWSGMAGLGGLALCLMFYVFTLQPEKVKLGEMQAQITVLNQQFSQKKVAQVRVKGPEDQLSDFYRFFPSTQIAPDLLEKLFDAAASTGIALQQGQYRMIAAKGDKLGRYQITLPAKGTYPQLRKFIAQLLTDLPTIALDSIHLQRQKVGDPQLDAQIKLTLFMGAV, from the coding sequence TTGAAATTCAGATGGTACGCACAGTCCGGCATGAGATGGTTGGGCTGGTCAGGTATGGCGGGGCTGGGGGGGCTTGCTTTATGTCTTATGTTTTATGTATTCACTTTGCAGCCAGAAAAAGTAAAGCTTGGTGAAATGCAGGCGCAGATCACGGTTCTGAACCAGCAGTTTAGCCAAAAAAAAGTTGCTCAGGTACGAGTGAAAGGTCCTGAAGATCAGCTTTCAGATTTTTACAGGTTTTTTCCCTCCACTCAAATAGCACCTGATTTGCTCGAAAAACTGTTTGACGCAGCTGCTTCTACTGGCATAGCGCTGCAACAAGGGCAATACCGCATGATTGCTGCCAAGGGTGATAAGCTCGGTCGCTACCAGATAACCTTGCCAGCTAAAGGCACCTACCCGCAATTACGCAAGTTTATCGCTCAGCTTTTGACTGATTTGCCGACAATTGCTTTGGATAGTATTCATTTGCAAAGGCAAAAAGTAGGTGACCCGCAACTCGACGCCCAAATCAAATTGACTCTTTTTATGGGAGCAGTGTGA
- a CDS encoding PilN domain-containing protein — translation MRKLDLNFQPKSRVPGMLGMLILIVTVLTGGSLYADYLEAKALSERTQASLVRLERLTGRTAEPHNNRKLSEQDSSEFKQAADVIDQLALPWGRLFGAVEDAGEQDVSLLSLQPDRKKGTLSIGAEAKNVKAMLEYMRRLIQEKPLQEVALLSHNIQEQDAEKPVRFTLSAKWIAE, via the coding sequence ATGCGGAAGCTGGATCTCAATTTTCAACCCAAGAGTCGTGTGCCGGGCATGCTAGGCATGTTAATTTTGATTGTTACAGTTCTGACAGGCGGTAGTCTTTATGCAGATTATTTAGAAGCTAAAGCATTGTCTGAACGGACGCAGGCTAGTCTGGTTCGCCTTGAACGGTTAACTGGGCGAACAGCTGAGCCCCACAATAACCGCAAATTATCTGAGCAAGACAGTTCTGAATTTAAGCAAGCTGCTGATGTTATTGATCAGTTGGCGTTACCCTGGGGGCGGTTGTTTGGTGCTGTTGAAGATGCAGGTGAACAGGATGTGTCACTTTTGTCGCTTCAACCGGATCGGAAAAAGGGGACGCTATCGATCGGGGCTGAGGCTAAAAATGTCAAAGCTATGCTTGAGTATATGCGCCGCTTGATTCAGGAAAAACCCTTGCAAGAAGTGGCTCTTCTCTCCCATAACATTCAGGAGCAGGATGCAGAAAAACCAGTCAGATTTACATTGAGCGCTAAATGGATCGCAGAATAA